The following coding sequences lie in one Osmerus mordax isolate fOsmMor3 chromosome 13, fOsmMor3.pri, whole genome shotgun sequence genomic window:
- the clpxa gene encoding caseinolytic mitochondrial matrix peptidase chaperone subunit Xa isoform X1, whose translation MSCTCRSAARLFITSQKGVSYSRAQVFSISRPGTPGVRLTRRAPVRSFSETSVYFSSKDVKDGDGGKKSASETKRGSSGGSGKGGSQLRCPKCGDACTHVETFVSSTRFVKCEKCHHFFVVLSETDSKKSLNKEQESANEAAKLAFQQKPPPPPKKIYAYLDKYVVGQSYAKKVLAVAVYNHYKRIYNNLPAASAKPQVETEKQASLTPRELEIRRREDEYRLTKLLQIAGINPHGNALGASVQQANQQPAQEKRGGEVLDSFHTNIKLEKSNIVLLGPTGSGKTLLAQTLAKCLDVPFAICDCTTLTQAGYVGEDIESVVAKLLQDANYSVEKAQQGIVFLDEVDKIGSVPGIHQLRDVGGEGVQQGLLKLLEGTIVNVPEKNSRKLRGETVQVDTTNILFVASGAFNGLDRIISRRKNEKYLGFGTPSNMGQGRRAAAAADQANSSGETDALLEIEEKDRLLKHVEARDLIDFGMIPEFVGRLPVVVPLHSLDEETLVRILTEPRNAVVPQYQALFSMDKCELNVTPGALKAIARMALERKTGARGLRSIMEKLLLEPMFEVPNSDILAVELNQDVVQGKSEPRYMKAPTKDPSEEEYDSGIEEDNWPRQADVANN comes from the exons ATGTCCTGCACTTGCAGATCAGCGGCGAGGTTGTTCATAACCTCTCAAAAAG GTGTCTCCTACTCTCGAGCTCAGGTATTCTCCATCAGTAGACCAGGAACACCTGGTGTGCGATTGACAAGGAGAGCTCCTGTCAGATCATTTTCTGAAACATCTGTATATTTTTCATCTAAAGACGTaaaagatggagatggagggaag AAATCAGCCAGTGAGACGAAGAGAGGCAGTTCTGGAGGCTCGGGAAAGGGAGGCAGCCAGCTGCGCTGTCCTAAATGTGGAGACGCCTGCACGCACGTAGAAACCTTTGTGT cTTCAACCCGCTTTGTGAAATGTGAGAAATGCCATCATTTCTTTGTGGTGTTGTCAGAGACAGATTCTAAGAAGAGCCTGAATAAGGAGCAGGAATCAGCCAATGAAGCTGCTAAACTAGCCTTTCAGCAgaaaccccctcctccccccaaaaaG ATCTACGCTTACCTCGATAAGTATGTTGTTGGACAGTCCTATGCAAAGAAAGTGTTGGCGGTGGCTGTTTACAACCACTACAAGCGCATCTACAACAACCTCCCTGCTGCCAGTGCCAAGCCTCAGgtggaaacagagaaacaggccTCACTCACACCGCGAG AACTAGAGATAAGAAGACGAGAGGATGAATACAGATTGACAA AGCTGCTGCAGATCGCTGGGATAAATCCCCATGGCAACGCTCTGGGTGCCTCTGTCCAGCAGGCCAATCAGCAGCCAGcccaggagaagagggggggagaggtccTCGACTCCTTCCACACCAACATCAAACTAGAAAAGAGCAACATTGTCCTGTTGGGCCCTACTGGGTCAG GCAAAACTCTTCTGGCTCAAACTTTAGCTAAGTGCCTAGATGTGCCCTTTGCCATCTGTGACTGTACAACCCTAACCCAGGCCGGGTACGTAGGAGAGGACATAGAGTCTGTCGTTGCAAAGCTCCTCCAAGATGCTAACTACTCCGTAGAGAAAGCACAGCAAG GCATCGTTTTTCTGGACGAGGTGGATAAAATTGGCAGTGTGCCCGGAATCCACCAGTTAAGGGATGTGGGAGGGGAAGGAGTGCAGCAG GGCCTGCTTAAACTCCTGGAGGGAACCATAGTCAATGTGCCTGAGAAGAACTCCAGGAAGCTGCGAGGAGAGACCGTGCAGGTCGACACCACAAACATCCTGTTTGTAGCCTCTGGTGCCTTCAACGGGCTGGACCGGATTATCAGCAGGAGAAAGAATGAAAAa tACCTTGGCTTTGGCACGCCGTCCAACATGGGGCAAGGCCGGCGGGCGGCGGCTGCAGCCGACCAGGCCAACAGCAGCGGAGAGACGGACGCGTTGCTGGAGATCGAGGAGAAGGACCGCCTGCTGAAGCACGTGGAGGCCAGGGACCTTATCGACTTCGGGATGATCCCAGAATTCGTGGGGCGTCTGCCGGTCGTGGTGCCTCTGCACAGCCTGGACGAGGAGACACTGGTGCGCATCCTGACGGAGCCCCGCAACGCCGTGGTGCCTCAGTACCAGGCCCTGTTCAGCATGGACAAG TGTGAACTGAATGTTACTCCTGGTGCCTTAAAAGCCATTGCCAGGATGGCCCTGGAGAGAAAGACTGGTGCTCGTGGACTACGCTCCATCATG GAAAAACTGCTGTTGGAACCCATGTTTGAAGTGCCAAATTCTGATATCTTGGCTGTTGAGCTCAATCAAGATGTAGTACAAGGGAAATCTGAACCCAGATATATGAA AGCCCCAACAAAGGACCCATCAGAGGAGGAGTATGACTCTGGGATAGAGGAGGACAACTGGCCCAGGCAGGCAGATGTTGCCAACAACTGA
- the clpxa gene encoding caseinolytic mitochondrial matrix peptidase chaperone subunit Xa isoform X2, giving the protein MSCTCRSAARLFITSQKGVSYSRAQVFSISRPGTPGVRLTRRAPVRSFSETSVYFSSKDVKDGDGGKKSASETKRGSSGGSGKGGSQLRCPKCGDACTHVETFVSSTRFVKCEKCHHFFVVLSETDSKKSLNKEQESANEAAKLAFQQKPPPPPKKIYAYLDKYVVGQSYAKKVLAVAVYNHYKRIYNNLPAASAKPQVETEKQASLTPRELLQIAGINPHGNALGASVQQANQQPAQEKRGGEVLDSFHTNIKLEKSNIVLLGPTGSGKTLLAQTLAKCLDVPFAICDCTTLTQAGYVGEDIESVVAKLLQDANYSVEKAQQGIVFLDEVDKIGSVPGIHQLRDVGGEGVQQGLLKLLEGTIVNVPEKNSRKLRGETVQVDTTNILFVASGAFNGLDRIISRRKNEKYLGFGTPSNMGQGRRAAAAADQANSSGETDALLEIEEKDRLLKHVEARDLIDFGMIPEFVGRLPVVVPLHSLDEETLVRILTEPRNAVVPQYQALFSMDKCELNVTPGALKAIARMALERKTGARGLRSIMEKLLLEPMFEVPNSDILAVELNQDVVQGKSEPRYMKAPTKDPSEEEYDSGIEEDNWPRQADVANN; this is encoded by the exons ATGTCCTGCACTTGCAGATCAGCGGCGAGGTTGTTCATAACCTCTCAAAAAG GTGTCTCCTACTCTCGAGCTCAGGTATTCTCCATCAGTAGACCAGGAACACCTGGTGTGCGATTGACAAGGAGAGCTCCTGTCAGATCATTTTCTGAAACATCTGTATATTTTTCATCTAAAGACGTaaaagatggagatggagggaag AAATCAGCCAGTGAGACGAAGAGAGGCAGTTCTGGAGGCTCGGGAAAGGGAGGCAGCCAGCTGCGCTGTCCTAAATGTGGAGACGCCTGCACGCACGTAGAAACCTTTGTGT cTTCAACCCGCTTTGTGAAATGTGAGAAATGCCATCATTTCTTTGTGGTGTTGTCAGAGACAGATTCTAAGAAGAGCCTGAATAAGGAGCAGGAATCAGCCAATGAAGCTGCTAAACTAGCCTTTCAGCAgaaaccccctcctccccccaaaaaG ATCTACGCTTACCTCGATAAGTATGTTGTTGGACAGTCCTATGCAAAGAAAGTGTTGGCGGTGGCTGTTTACAACCACTACAAGCGCATCTACAACAACCTCCCTGCTGCCAGTGCCAAGCCTCAGgtggaaacagagaaacaggccTCACTCACACCGCGAG AGCTGCTGCAGATCGCTGGGATAAATCCCCATGGCAACGCTCTGGGTGCCTCTGTCCAGCAGGCCAATCAGCAGCCAGcccaggagaagagggggggagaggtccTCGACTCCTTCCACACCAACATCAAACTAGAAAAGAGCAACATTGTCCTGTTGGGCCCTACTGGGTCAG GCAAAACTCTTCTGGCTCAAACTTTAGCTAAGTGCCTAGATGTGCCCTTTGCCATCTGTGACTGTACAACCCTAACCCAGGCCGGGTACGTAGGAGAGGACATAGAGTCTGTCGTTGCAAAGCTCCTCCAAGATGCTAACTACTCCGTAGAGAAAGCACAGCAAG GCATCGTTTTTCTGGACGAGGTGGATAAAATTGGCAGTGTGCCCGGAATCCACCAGTTAAGGGATGTGGGAGGGGAAGGAGTGCAGCAG GGCCTGCTTAAACTCCTGGAGGGAACCATAGTCAATGTGCCTGAGAAGAACTCCAGGAAGCTGCGAGGAGAGACCGTGCAGGTCGACACCACAAACATCCTGTTTGTAGCCTCTGGTGCCTTCAACGGGCTGGACCGGATTATCAGCAGGAGAAAGAATGAAAAa tACCTTGGCTTTGGCACGCCGTCCAACATGGGGCAAGGCCGGCGGGCGGCGGCTGCAGCCGACCAGGCCAACAGCAGCGGAGAGACGGACGCGTTGCTGGAGATCGAGGAGAAGGACCGCCTGCTGAAGCACGTGGAGGCCAGGGACCTTATCGACTTCGGGATGATCCCAGAATTCGTGGGGCGTCTGCCGGTCGTGGTGCCTCTGCACAGCCTGGACGAGGAGACACTGGTGCGCATCCTGACGGAGCCCCGCAACGCCGTGGTGCCTCAGTACCAGGCCCTGTTCAGCATGGACAAG TGTGAACTGAATGTTACTCCTGGTGCCTTAAAAGCCATTGCCAGGATGGCCCTGGAGAGAAAGACTGGTGCTCGTGGACTACGCTCCATCATG GAAAAACTGCTGTTGGAACCCATGTTTGAAGTGCCAAATTCTGATATCTTGGCTGTTGAGCTCAATCAAGATGTAGTACAAGGGAAATCTGAACCCAGATATATGAA AGCCCCAACAAAGGACCCATCAGAGGAGGAGTATGACTCTGGGATAGAGGAGGACAACTGGCCCAGGCAGGCAGATGTTGCCAACAACTGA
- the ankdd1a gene encoding ankyrin repeat and death domain-containing protein 1A, with protein MEDDLVSEDDILLRSEKEFHDAAKRNDTEKMQELLKKGVDIKAKNKIDRKALHWAAGAGNEQALRLLLDHDTEVDEEDSFGMNALLLAAWFGHLKVLQILVASGAKLNCENKNGLSMLHCAAQRGHISLLEFIMEDLEDVRIDRVDKSGKTAFHLAAEHGQLEVVDFLIGMGCTHSLRDKKENTAMHLSAMHGHTEVLQKIMEIGVDIDERNIDGLTALHVSADGGHYECVQLLLESSCNVNSLTNKNMNALHYVAQRGHDREARMLLEAGVNTNTVDNQHISPMHLAVLNNHTEIVQLLIDAECDLDIVDNRQQTALHIAAEHGRQDIAEMILIVGVNLNLRDKQGKTCLEVAARGGHVVLVDMIIKADHFYKWEKENVSSSDSWEGKQLSFRQDHQQETQHLRSVMWRLATKHLTYGEWKILAQYWGFTDAHIRAIEQQWTGTKSFKEHGHRMLLIWLHGVMIAGENPIKGLYEGLVGISRTDLAESIRQKANADTSSPKKCSAM; from the exons ATGGAAGACGACCTGGTGTCAGAAGATGATATCC TTCTCCGATCAGAGAAGGAGTTCCATGACGCTGCTAAGAGGAATGACACCGAAAAAATGCAGGAACTACTGAAGAAAGGAGTGGACATCAAAGCCAAAAACAAA atAGACCGTAAAGCTCTACATTGGGCAGCTGGTGCAGGAAATGAGCAGGCTCTGCGCCTGTTACTGGACCATGACACAGAGGTGGACGAGGAGGACAGT TTTGGCATGAACGCTCTGTTGCTGGCAGCCTGGTTTGGTCATCTCAAGGTCCTGCAGATCTTGGTGGCCAGTGGAGCCAAGCTCAACTGTGAAAACAAG AATGGTCTTAGCATGTTACACTGTGCTGCTCAGCGAGGTCACATCTCATTACTGGAGTTCATCATGGAGGACCTGGAGGACGTGAGGATTGACAGAGTGGACAAG TCTGGTAAGACAGCGTTTCACCTGGCAGCCGAGCATggccagctggaggtggtggactTCCTCATAGGGATGGGTTGTACACACAGCCTCAGGGACAAG aaagagaatacTGCCATGCATCTATCAGCCATGCACGGACACACAGAGGTGCTGCAGAAGATCATGGAGATTGGAGTGGATATTGACGAGAGAAACATA GATGGACTGACAGCTTTGCACGTATCTGCTGATGGAGGTCATTATGAATGTGTTCAACTACTGCTGGAGTCCAGCTGCAATGTCAACTCACTGACAAAC AAGAACATGAACGCTCTCCACTACGTGGCTCAGCGCGGCCATGACAGGGAAGCCAGAATGCTGCTGGAGGCTGGAGTCAACACAAACACCGTAGacaat CAACACATATCACCTATGCACCTAGCTGTGCTCAACAATCACACAGAGATTGTTCAACTACTGATAGATGCAGAATGTGACCTGGACATCGTGGACAAT AGGCAGCAGACAGCCCTGCACATTGCAGCAGAACACGGGCGCCAGGACATTGCTGAGATGATCCTTATAGTTGGGGTCAACCTTAACCTCAGGGACAAG CAAGGGAAGACGTGTCTGGAGGTGGCAGCACGTGGAGGTCATGTTGTCCTGGTGGACATGATCATCAAAGCAGACCACTTTTACAAATGGGAGAAA gaGAACGTCAGCAGCAGTGACTCCTGGGAGGGGAAGCAGCTGAGCTTCAGGCAGGACCACCAGCAGGAGACGCAGCACCTCCGCTCTGTCATGTGGAGGCTGGCCACAAAGCACTTGACCTACGGGGAGTGGAAGATCCTGGCCCAGTACTGGGGCTTCACCGACGCACACATACGTGCCATAGAACAGCAGTGGACTG GTACAAAGAGCTTTAAGGAGCATGGCCATCGAATGCTGTTGATCTGGTTGCATGGAGTGATGATTGCCGGGGAGAATCCAATCAAAGGCCTGTATGAGGGGCTGGTCGGCATCTCCAGGACAGACCTAGCAG AAAGCATCAGACAGAAGGCGAATGCAGACACCAGCTCCCCAAAAAAATGCTCTGCTATGTGA
- the spg21 gene encoding maspardin, with translation MEEIRVSPDYNWFRSTVPLKRIIVDDDDSKVWSLYDAGPKSIRCPIIFLPPVSGTAEVFFQQVLALTGWGYRVISLQYPVYWDLLEFCDGFRKLLDHLQLDKVHLFGASLGGFLAQKFAECTHKSPRVHSLVLCNSFSDTSIFNQTWTANSFWLMPAFMLKKIVLGNFSSGPVDPKMADAIDFMVDRLESLNQSDLASRLTLNCQNSYVEPHKIKDIAVTIMDVFDQSALSLEAKEEMYKLYPNARRAHLKTGGNFPYLCRSAEVNLYIQIHLRQFHGTRYAAINPAMISAEELEVQKSHQTSSRDSDDDQ, from the exons ATGGAGGAGATACGAGTATCCCCGGACTACAACTGGTTCCGAAGCACAGTGCCCCTGAAAAGA ATAATTGTGGATGATGACGACAGCAAGGTCTGGTCCTTGTACGATGCAGGACCAAAGAGCATTCGGTGTCCCATAATATTCCTTCCCCCTGTCAGTGGGACAGCAGAGGTGTTCTTCCAGCAAGTCCTAGCTCTCACAGGCTGGGGCTACAGAGTGATCTCG CTGCAGTATCCTGTGTACTGGGATCTTTTGGAATTCTGTGATGGTTTTCGGAAGTTGCTTGACCATTTGCAGTTGGATAAG GTCCACCTGTTTGGTGCCTCATTGGGTGGATTCCTGGCTCAGAAGTTTGCTGAGTGCACGCACAAGTCCCCCAGAGTGCATTCCCTGGTCCTGTGTAACTCCTTCAGTGACACATCCATCTTTAATCAGACATGGACAGCTAACAG CTTTTGGTTGATGCCTGCCTTCATGTTGAAAAAGATTGTTCTTGGGAACTTCTCAAGTGGACCTGTTGATCCCAAAATGGCGGATGCTATTGACTTCATGGTGGACAGA CTGGAGAGCCTGAACCAGAGCGACCTAGCCTCTCGGCTCACACTCAACTGTCAGAACTCCTACGTAGAGCCGCACAAGATTAAGGACATAGCTGTGACCATTATGGAT GTGTTTGACCAGAGCGCCCTCTCACTTGAGGCCAAGGAAGAGATGTACAAGTTGTATCCAAATGCTAGAAGAGCTCACCTCAAAACGGGTGGAAACTTCCCGTACCTGTGCAGGAGTGCAGAAGTCAACCTTTACATACAG ATACACTTGCGTCAGTTCCATGGGACCAGGTATGCGGCCATCAATCCTGCCATGATTAgcgctgaggagctggaggTACAAAAGAGTCACCAAACCAGTAGCAGGGACAGTGACGATGACCAATGA
- the pdcd7 gene encoding programmed cell death protein 7, which produces MQQPSSNTAGDTFGPGPYIPPLPIQPGGESTWDPLQRNMPIAPSGTFWPPPYMPPPQQTPHKEWTPAAPGYGGQPYGYRPPMPMPPPRFDGYGPPSVSHGFGFDHTFPPPALPSHSGPCHFTPMMSDLQRPPHIGTSQSDPSTLGGPGRAWAGDAVPGPAGTNIRMTFDQQSTYPRTGSLDSQYGFHSNSRVDQPDHCFSEDRTPLLKSPCGAPRGKELNFPGKTMTAQPLDEEAQQRLQDEQWLQRFLRNRVKQTIQTPEPKKSNLKVSVPHVREAIYGAVELVSKLSMACETLKGNLENDSVWADSYTEALNVKKDLQERLKMLSDPEFVAGLKKKLSCISKRRTRHHRGKLVSLEDKQMREEQMAEKEAAIDKWRMKRIQEVEEKKREQELKLAADAVLSEVRKKQADVKRMLDILRSLEKLRKLRKEAASRKGIFPEQEADQVFDGQVERLRGLIKKRTAVYAAEENALRVMLEGEQEEERKRDLEKRQKKEQEKLVKKKREMEVMLFGDEMHVEHPLQPFREYYTQAERSVPALIQIRREWDMCLVPVDYPDGTAVPQTWVLPEPPSDEVWATALDRNSLPD; this is translated from the exons ATGCAGCAGCCATCGTCCAATACTGCAGGTGACACCTTCGGACCGGGACCTTACATACCACCGCTGCCAATACAGCCAGGTGGTGAGAGCACGTGGGATCCGTTGCAAAGGAACATGCCAATTGCACCGTCTGGGACGTTCTGGCCACCTCCATATATGCCTCCACCACAACAAACTCCTCATAAAGAATGGACACCCGCCGCTCCAGGATATGGTGGTCAACCATACGGATATAGGCCCCCCATGCCAATGCCACCGCCCAGATTTGACGGTTACGGACCTCCAAGTGTATCCCACGGCTTTGGCTTTGATCACACTTTTCCACCACCGGCCCTCCCCAGTCATTCGGGACCGTGCCACTTCACCCCAATGATGAGCGACCTTCAAAGACCTCCACACATTGGAACCTCACAGTCCGACCCTAGCACTCTGGGTGGACCTGGGAGAGCGTGGGCAGGTGATGCAGTACCTGGCCCAGCAGGTACCAATATTCGAATGACATTTGATCAACAGTCCACCTACCCCAGGACAGGCTCACTAGACAGCCAATATGGCTTTCACTCTAACAGTAGAGTAGACCAACCAGACCATTGTTTTTCTGAAGATCGTACACCCCTCCTTAAATCCCCCTGTGGGGCTCCCCGGGGGAAAGAGCTCAATTTTCCAGGCAAGACCATGACTGCACAGCCTCTGGATGAAGAAGCCCAGCAGAGGTTGCAGGATGAGCAATGGCTCCAACGTTTTTTGAGGAACAGAGTAAAGCAAACTATCCAAACTCCAGAACCAAAGAAATCAAATTTAAAAGTATCTGTCCCTCACGTAAGAGAGGCTATCTACGGGGCAGTTGAGCTTGTCTCAAAGCTGTCCATGGCATGTGAAACATTGAAAGGTAATTTGGAGAATGATAGTGTTTGGGCAGACTCCTACACAGAAGCGTTGAATGTGAAAAAGGACCTGCAAGAGAGACTGAAGATGCTAAGTGATCCTGAGTTTGTGGCAGGTCTAAAAAAGAAGCTGTCCTGCATCAGCAAGAGGAGAACCAGACACCATCGAGGGAAACTGGTCAGCCTGGAAGATAAACAGATGAGAGAAGAACAGATGGCTGAGAAAGAGGCAGCGATAGACAAATGGAGGATGAAACGcatacaggaagtggaggagaaaaagagg GAGCAGGAGCTGAAGTTGGCAGCAGACGCGGTTCTCTCTGAAGTGAGGAAGAAGCAGGCAGATGTAAAGAGAATGCTGGACATCCTCCGTTCTTTGGAGAAACTACGCAAACTCAGGAAAGAGGCAGCGTCTCGGAAGg ggATCTTCCCAGAGCAGGAGGCCGATCAGGTGTTTGACGGACAGGTGGAGCGACTCCGAGGGCTGATAAAGAAGAGGACAGCCGTGTATGCTGCAGAGGAGAACGCTCTGAGAGTCAtgctggagggagagcaggaggaggagcggaaAAGAGACCTGGAGAAACGAcagaagaaggagcaggagaaaCTTGTGAAGAAGAAGCGGGAGATGGAGGTCATGCTCTTCGGAG ATGAGATGCATGTTGAGCACCCCCTACAGCCCTTCAGGGAGTACTACACCCAGGCCGAGCGATCAGTACCAGCTTTGATCCAGATACG GAGAGAGTGGGATATGTGCCTTGTTCCTGTGGACTATCCTGATGGTACTGCAGTGCCCCAGACATGGGTCCTCCCAGAGCCCCCGTCAGACGAGGTGTGGGCCACAGCCCTGGACAGAAACAGCCTCCCTGACTGA